One segment of Hemicordylus capensis ecotype Gifberg chromosome 8, rHemCap1.1.pri, whole genome shotgun sequence DNA contains the following:
- the LOC128333797 gene encoding prosaposin-like, with protein sequence MAFLLLTLCLNVAVGAVLAGSDLVPEPCLQGPEFWCKDVTTAVECKREKYCWDPQLSLSLWEGLVEGDEAPAPQFKCTICTKIMKKLKKLAGDDPGEEKIDAAMKSLCGVVGRVLRGACIKMLRQFKDQIVEGLQNGDEPRDICVNINLCKSAAPALASGSDLVPESCLQGPEFWCKDVATAAGCKREEYCWELQWSSSLWEMTEENQAAAPRKRCSTCTTIMQKLLELAGDDPDDDKIDAAINSLCKAVGKRLSKTCKKIIKKFRDQIVEGLQNGDGAQDICVTVNMCKSTPPEIDDDGSW encoded by the exons atggccttcctcctcctcaccctgtgCCTGAATGTTGCTGTCGGTGCAG TCTTGGCTGGATCAGATCTGGTTCCTGAGCCATGCCTGCAAGGTCCAGAGTTCTGGTGCAAGGATGTGACTACAGCTGTggaatgcaagagggagaaatattGCTGGGACCCCCAGTTGAGCCTTTCTTTG TGGGAGGGGCTTGTGGAGGGTGACGAGGCTCCCGCCCCACAGTTCAAATGTACCATCTGCACCAAGATAATGAAGAAACTCAAGAAACTGGCTGGAGATGATCCAGGCGAA GAAAAAATTGATGCTGCAATGAAATCTCTCTGTGGTGTGGTGGGCAGGGTTTTGCGCGGAGCTTGCATAAAGATGTTGAGGCAGTTCAAAGATCAGATTGTGGAGGGACTGCAGAATGGTGACGAGCCTCGGGATATCTGTGTGAATATTAACCTGTGCAAGAGTGCGGCACCAG CCTTGGCCTCTGGATCAGATCTGGTTCCCGAGTCGTGCCTGCAAGGGCCAGAGTTCTGGTGCAAGGATGTGGCTACAGCTGCAGGATGCAAGAGGGAAGAATACTGCTGGGAGCTCCAGTGGAGCTCTTCTTTG TGGGAAATGACAGAGGAGAATCAGGCTGCTGCCCCACGGAAAAGATGCTCCACATGCACCACGATTATGCAGAAGCTCCTGgaactggctggggatgatccaGATGAT GATAAAATTGATGCGGCAATCAACAGTTTGTGTAAAGCCGTGGGAAAGCGCTTGAGTAAAACTTGCAAAAAGATCATTAAAAAGTTCAGGGATCAGATTGTGGAGGGGCTGCAGAATGGTGACGGGGCCCAGGATATCTGCGTGACTGTCAACATGTGCAAAAGCACACCACCAG AGATAGATGATGATGGCAGCTGGTGA